One genomic window of Aethina tumida isolate Nest 87 chromosome 3, icAetTumi1.1, whole genome shotgun sequence includes the following:
- the LOC109608609 gene encoding thymosin beta isoform X1: MSCEIPVAPAAPALKDLPRVAGNLKSELEGFKSTNLKTADTQEKIVLPSAEDVAQERTHNELIAGVENFKPSSLKRTDTKEKIVLPNAEDVAAEKTERALIAGIEHFDTSKLKHTETQEKNPLPDKEAVQQEKTLQNLIHGVEQFDKSSMKHTETAEKIVLPDSQVIEQEKGQRQLISGIENFDSSKLKHAQTCEKNPLPTKEIIDQEKSA; this comes from the exons atgtcTTGCGAAATTCCCGTTGCTCCCGCCGCCCCCGCTCTCAAGGACCTCCCACGTGTGGCCGGCAACCTCAAGAGCGAACTGGAGGGTTTCAAATCGACGAACCTCAAAACTGCCGACACCCAGGAGAAAATCGTCCTCCCTTCCGCAGAAG ACGTGGCACAAGAACGAACGCACAACGAGCTGATCGCCGGGGTGGAGAATTTCAAACCGTCCTCCCTGAAACGCACTGACACTAAAGAGAAGATCGTGTTACCGAATGCCGAAG atgTGGCGGCTGAAAAGACTGAAAGAGCTTTAATTGCTGGAATTGAACATTTTGACACCAGCAAGTTGAAACATACAGAGACTCAAGAGAAAAACCCTCTGCCTGATAAAGAAG CTGTGCAGCAAGAGAAAACACTCCAAAACCTGATACACGGTGTCGAGCAATTCGACAAATCATCCATGAAACACACAGAAACCGCTGAGAAAATCGTTTTGCCCGACAGTCAAg TTATCGAGCAGGAAAAGGGCCAGAGACAGTTGATTTCGGGTATCGAGAACTTCGACAGCAGCAAATTGAAACACGCCCAGACCTGCGAAAAGAACCCGCTGCCAACCAAGGAGATCATCGATCAGGAAAAGAGCGCTTGA
- the LOC109608609 gene encoding thymosin beta isoform X3, whose protein sequence is MSCEIPVAPAAPALKDLPRVAGNLKSELEGFKSTNLKTADTQEKIVLPSAEDVAQERTHNELIAGVENFKPSSLKRTDTKEKIVLPNAEDVAAEKTERALIAGIEHFDTSKLKHTETQEKNPLPDKEVIEQEKGQRQLISGIENFDSSKLKHAQTCEKNPLPTKEIIDQEKSA, encoded by the exons atgtcTTGCGAAATTCCCGTTGCTCCCGCCGCCCCCGCTCTCAAGGACCTCCCACGTGTGGCCGGCAACCTCAAGAGCGAACTGGAGGGTTTCAAATCGACGAACCTCAAAACTGCCGACACCCAGGAGAAAATCGTCCTCCCTTCCGCAGAAG ACGTGGCACAAGAACGAACGCACAACGAGCTGATCGCCGGGGTGGAGAATTTCAAACCGTCCTCCCTGAAACGCACTGACACTAAAGAGAAGATCGTGTTACCGAATGCCGAAG atgTGGCGGCTGAAAAGACTGAAAGAGCTTTAATTGCTGGAATTGAACATTTTGACACCAGCAAGTTGAAACATACAGAGACTCAAGAGAAAAACCCTCTGCCTGATAAAGAAG TTATCGAGCAGGAAAAGGGCCAGAGACAGTTGATTTCGGGTATCGAGAACTTCGACAGCAGCAAATTGAAACACGCCCAGACCTGCGAAAAGAACCCGCTGCCAACCAAGGAGATCATCGATCAGGAAAAGAGCGCTTGA
- the LOC109608609 gene encoding thymosin beta isoform X4: MSCEIPVAPAAPALKDLPRVAGNLKSELEGFKSTNLKTADTQEKIVLPSAEDVAAEKTERALIAGIEHFDTSKLKHTETQEKNPLPDKEVIEQEKGQRQLISGIENFDSSKLKHAQTCEKNPLPTKEIIDQEKSA; the protein is encoded by the exons atgtcTTGCGAAATTCCCGTTGCTCCCGCCGCCCCCGCTCTCAAGGACCTCCCACGTGTGGCCGGCAACCTCAAGAGCGAACTGGAGGGTTTCAAATCGACGAACCTCAAAACTGCCGACACCCAGGAGAAAATCGTCCTCCCTTCCGCAGAAG atgTGGCGGCTGAAAAGACTGAAAGAGCTTTAATTGCTGGAATTGAACATTTTGACACCAGCAAGTTGAAACATACAGAGACTCAAGAGAAAAACCCTCTGCCTGATAAAGAAG TTATCGAGCAGGAAAAGGGCCAGAGACAGTTGATTTCGGGTATCGAGAACTTCGACAGCAGCAAATTGAAACACGCCCAGACCTGCGAAAAGAACCCGCTGCCAACCAAGGAGATCATCGATCAGGAAAAGAGCGCTTGA
- the LOC109608609 gene encoding thymosin beta isoform X2, whose translation MSCEIPVAPAAPALKDLPRVAGNLKSELEGFKSTNLKTADTQEKIVLPSAEDVAAEKTERALIAGIEHFDTSKLKHTETQEKNPLPDKEAVQQEKTLQNLIHGVEQFDKSSMKHTETAEKIVLPDSQVIEQEKGQRQLISGIENFDSSKLKHAQTCEKNPLPTKEIIDQEKSA comes from the exons atgtcTTGCGAAATTCCCGTTGCTCCCGCCGCCCCCGCTCTCAAGGACCTCCCACGTGTGGCCGGCAACCTCAAGAGCGAACTGGAGGGTTTCAAATCGACGAACCTCAAAACTGCCGACACCCAGGAGAAAATCGTCCTCCCTTCCGCAGAAG atgTGGCGGCTGAAAAGACTGAAAGAGCTTTAATTGCTGGAATTGAACATTTTGACACCAGCAAGTTGAAACATACAGAGACTCAAGAGAAAAACCCTCTGCCTGATAAAGAAG CTGTGCAGCAAGAGAAAACACTCCAAAACCTGATACACGGTGTCGAGCAATTCGACAAATCATCCATGAAACACACAGAAACCGCTGAGAAAATCGTTTTGCCCGACAGTCAAg TTATCGAGCAGGAAAAGGGCCAGAGACAGTTGATTTCGGGTATCGAGAACTTCGACAGCAGCAAATTGAAACACGCCCAGACCTGCGAAAAGAACCCGCTGCCAACCAAGGAGATCATCGATCAGGAAAAGAGCGCTTGA
- the LOC109608619 gene encoding OTU domain-containing protein 4, with amino-acid sequence MRANRFNQMGTKQPKKGKCPGTLDNWLDNLGYYRKNVAYDETCLFRAVSEQLFDCQVYHERVRKECLIYARENYHEFQFMNIDEGNWYKHLDKLEKHMVICGNIEIQIISRKYNRDVLIFDALQHDIMEVTNLGSSNPLLLCAMDDDHYDVIYHKEHILTAGFCQSIVYKILYEEVFNISHVDEIVNSMLYEKTAVVMQSEIKKEPKSDLNSEESIEVIQEVIPANTAPFPFKVAKALDPTIYRNIEYDSWGEVRRELRLGDWYYGDDKLILGTRCVFKDRHTSENYECYIQEIIKEKNMCVVYVIKLAEKRTVRYSDLSPEDDAKPWPLPYRFSKNLVITPSPPPMPEKQTKNAKRRNKDKRRTKSCSESSTPVPTSEAPENVSAFVGIPLQMQPSTSSSNYRIQNDTNITTTATSTTTAEVHQEPINSSQTPPEIPEATTSFDSMNKVHWNQQQWHPYLTPTPDPFIWPQTPTTPHNVFNFSVKPMVASAPVTPDVMSYYDPNFAYYYNYHPFDMSNHNPFSVWPMPDTPVPPPEPYPKQDEPKQSKDYHHNDNQADHQPEPSHHPERPTLNTSLTTSTHHMDMYSPMIQMAPGTPVIYTAPPPQASDMTDLMMPSTPILYPPPPPPPPMDMQYVTPGQYVYPPTPPTTWYPAQINSQGFVFPTTPISNASAVQK; translated from the exons ATGCGTGCCAACAGATTCAATCA AATGGGTACAAAGCAGCCGAAAAAGGGCAAATGTCCGGGTACGTTGGACAATTGGCTGGACAATTTGGGGTACTACAGAAAGAACGTGGCGTACGACGAAACGTGTTTATTTAGGGCGGTCAGCGAACAG TTGTTCGACTGTCAGGTATACCATGAGAGGGTGAGGAAGGAGTGCTTGATTTATGCCAGGGAAAACTACCATGAGTTTCAGTTTATGAATATTGACGAGGGTAACTGGTACAAACACTTGGATAAGTTAGAAAAGCACATGGTAATCTGTGGcaatattgaaatacaaattatttcaagaaaatataa TCGAGATGTTCTCATCTTTGATGCCCTTCAGCATGATATTATGGAGGTCACAAATTTGGGTTCATCAAATCCATTGCTTTTGTGTGCCATGGATGATGATCACTATGATGTAATTTACCATAAAGAACACATTCTGACAGCTGGCTTTTGTCAAT CGATTGTGTACAAAATTCTGTATGAAGAAGTGTTCAACATTTCTCACGTGGACGAAATAGTTAACTCGATGCTGTATGAAAAAACCGCCGTAGTCATGcaatctgaaattaaaaaggaGCCGAAATCGGACCTCAATTCGGAAGAAAGCATCGAGGTCATCCAAGAAGTCATTCCGGCCAATACCGCCCCCTTTCCCTTCAAGGTGGCCAAAGCTTTGGACCCGACCATTTACCGAAACATCGAGTACGATTCTTGGGGCGAAGTTCGTCggg AGTTGAGATTGGGAGACTGGTACTACGGAGACGACAAGCTGATCCTGGGTACAAGATGCGTCTTTAAAGACCGCCACACAAGCGAGAATTATGAGTGTTATATTCAAGAAATAAtcaaggaaaaaaatatgtgcgTGGTGTACGTAATAAAACTGGCTGAGAAACGGACGGTCAGATATTCGGATCTGTCGCCTGAGGATGATGCCAAACCGTGGCCACTACCTTACAG GTTCTCTAAGAACTTGGTGATCACTCCGTCGCCTCCACCCATGCCGGAGAAGCAAACTAAAAACGCCAAAAGGCGTAACAAGGACAAGCGTCGCACCAAAAGCTGCAGCGAGAGCAGCACGCCTGTCCCCACCTCTGAAGCGCCCGAGAACGTCAGCGCCTTCGTAGGCATTCCTCTA CAAATGCAACCGTCGACGAGCTCTTCCAATTATCGTATACAGAACGACACAAACATCACAACCACCGCGACCAGCACCACCACAGCGGAAGTGCACCAGGAACCGATTAATTCTAGCCAAACTCCTCCGGAAATACCCGAAGCTACGACGTCGTTCGATTCCATGAACAAGGTGCATTGGAACCAACAACAATGGCATCCCTATTTAACGCCAACACCGGACCCATTCATTTGGCCTCAGACGCCCACCACACCCCACAACGTGTTCAATTTCTCCGTCAAACCGATGGTTGCTTCGGCTCCTGTCACCCCAGACGTCATGTCATATTACG ATCCGAATTTTGCCTACTACTACAACTACCACCCCTTTGACATGTCAAACCACAACCCTTTCAGCGTATGGCCGATGCCAGACACTCCGGTTCCGCCACCCGAGCCGTACCCGAAACAGGACGAACCCAAGCAATCAAAGGACTATCACCACAACGACAACCAGGCGGACCACCAACCGGAACCGTCCCACCACCCCGAACGTCCGACACTGAACACCTCGCTAACCACCTCGACCCACCACATGGACATGTACTCTCCGATGATTCAGATGGCTCCGGGCACTCCGGTGATATACACCGCCCCGCCGCCGCAGGCCTCCGACATGACCGACTTGATGATGCCGTCTACGCCGATATTGTatccgccgccgccgccgccgccgcccatGGATATGCAGTATGTGACGCCCGGGCAATACGTGTATCCGCCCACGCCGCCGACCACTTGGTATCCCGCGCAGATTAACTCGCAGGGTTTCGTTTTTCCTACCACTCCGATTAGCAATGCATCAGCAGTGCAAAAGTAA
- the LOC109608551 gene encoding T-complex protein 1 subunit theta, giving the protein MALHVPKAPGFSQMLKDGARHYSGLEEAVIRNINACKEFAQSVKSAYGPNGMNKMIINHIEKQFVTSDAATIIRELDVEHPAAKLMILASQMQDAEVGDGTNFVIVLAGALLECSEELIRLGVTPTEIAEGYEKALEKCLEILPSLVVTEVKDYRNIPDVVKGIRTSIQSKQYGNEDFLSELVAKACVSILPEQTTFNVDNVRVSKILGSGLYASSVVQGMVFKRHVEGEVTNATKAKVAIYSCAVDIMQTETKGTVLIKTADELVNFSRGEENLLELQIKAIAETGAKVIVAGAKFGDMALHYINKYNLMAVRLNSKFDLRRLAKTVSATVLPRLTPPTPQELGYCDIVTVEELGDTPIVVFKLESKESRISTIVVRGATDNYMDDIERAIDDGVNTFKCLSRDGRCVPGAGATEAELAVQLTKYADTLPGLEQYAVRKFATALEGFPKSLADNSGHRSTELLAKVLQAHQDGDKTVGVDIEKPNEICNAVEKGILDLYNCKYWGLKYAVGAAATILRVDQIIMAKRAGGPKPRNPAQSDDES; this is encoded by the exons ATGGCTCTCCACGTCCCTAAAGCACCAGGCTTCTCGCAAATGTTAAAAGATGGTGCAAGG CACTATTCCGGATTAGAAGAGGCTGTGATTAGAAACATCAACGCCTGCAAAGAGTTTGCACAGTCTGTCAAGTCTGCTTATGGTCCAAATGGCATGAACAAAATGATCATAAATCATATTGAAAAGCAATTTGTAACCAGTGATGCTGCCACAATCATCAGGGAACTGGATGTTGAACATCCTGCTGCCAAACTCATGATCTTGGCAAGTCAGATGCAAGATGCTGAAGTTGGAGATGGAACCAACTTTGTCATTGTATTGGCTGGTGCTTTGTTAG aatgCTCTGAGGAACTAATTAGGTTGGGTGTAACACCCACTGAAATCGCCGAAGGTTATGAAAAGGCCCTTGAAAAGTGCCTGGAAATCCTTCCATCTTTGGTGGTTACTGAAGTAAAAGACTATAGAAACATCCCAGATGTAGTAAAAGGAATCCGCACATCCATCCAATCGAAACAATATGGCAATGAGGATTTCTTGTCTGAACTTGTTGCCAAAGCCTGTGTTTCAATCCTACCTGAACAAACTACATTCAATGTAGACAATGTTAGGGTGTCAAAGATTTTGGGTTCTGGCTTGTATGCCTCTTCTGTAGTGCAAGGTATGGTGTTCAAACGTCATGTTGAAGGTGAAGTTACAAATGCCACCAAAGCCAAAGTTGCTATCTACAGCTGTGCTGTTGATATTATGCAAACAGAGACCAAAGGCACAGTTTTGATTAAAACTGCTGATGAACTTGTCAACTTCAGCAGGGGAGAGGAGAATCTCCTAGAATTGCAGATAAAAGCAATCGCTGAAACCGGCGCCAAAGTTATTGTTGCTGGGGCCAAGTTTGGAGACATGGCTCTTCACTACATCAACAAATACAACCTTATGGCTGTTAGGTTGAACTCCAAATTTGATTTAAGAAGACTGGCCAAAACTGTTAGTGCAACAGTTCTTCCAAGGTTGACTCCGCCCACACCTCAAGAATTGGGCTACTGCGACATCGTAACTGTTGAAGAATTGGGCGACACTCCCATTGTAGTTTTCAAATTGGAGAGCAAGGAATCGCGTATTTCCACCATTGTAGTTCGTGGCGCTACTGATAACTACATGGATGACATTGAGAGAGCCATTGACGATGGCGTCAACACATTTAAA TGTTTATCCAGAGATGGAAGGTGCGTCCCAGGAGCTGGAGCTACAGAAGCTGAACTGGCAGTGCAGCTCACCAAATATGCAGACACTCTGCCTGGTTTGGAACAGTATGCTGTTAGGAAGTTTGCTACGGCCCTCGAAGGTTTCCCCAAATCTCTCGCCGACAACAGCGGACACCGATCCACGGAACTGTTGGCCAAAGTACTTCAGGCACATCAG GACGGTGATAAGACAGTGGGTGTCGACATTGAAAAGCCAAACGAGATTTGCAACGCGGTAGAAAAGGGTATTTTGGACTTGTACAACTGCAAATACTGGGGCTTGAAGTACGCAGTTGGGGCGGCCGCCACTATTTTGAGAGTGGATCAAATCATCATGGCCAAGCGGGCAGGTGGTCCCAAGCCGCGTAATCCTGCGCAGAGTGATGACGaatcttga
- the LOC109608614 gene encoding WD repeat-containing protein 6: MITFSSELIRTDITCIKTWENYILAGIGGYLHIYSQITKKLIKKYEIFKGQKIYGIVPNINSTNILLYGGTLIKTIKVSQCLELGEDNFTDLKEWILCANWSDEYKIAVVTMNNKFILLTKHLKIDKEVICEAQCILYSAFICNNNFNDLILISGTVFNEVLIWWPSKYIDEETCPVSARLHGHKGVIFSIDYNPETGTICSVSDDRSAILWKINSANILKELQNPHVKIELLTQVFGHTSRVFRCKILNEMFITGGEDSQVILWSYKGEMLRKISAFQASSIWALDCDIKSNLLVIGGGNSGLSLYSLKSNVNSQTLKLPDSVPKSVCILNNLNLVCLTENANLYFYNKKEEEWKLIKKHVDLNNYCLLQTTDCRQFISLSGYKGQIFIYRNIGDDLVLYSEYTSPLKSRIFSFHWLSCSVFLISQSDGLMTLFYIENAKIIPVSIHILPPSKERWSTTACFIQKNIIAVGDRKGHMYIFAIDKLAPIFVFKRIQSHLGITSLSTSKDKLFALGRNGDLKIFDITNNCVTLSATDKLPIKWLAKIVDTFILGFSGNTFVMWDYKNRTSVYEKECGGGHRSWDFLKFEKYMHYVFIKDKNIFCELIDTNSLLPVDLVEGLHANEINSLKSITLGSDKFLVSGGEDTNLKICKIKQPSLETLHNLKFHLSNIRTIEVISFKNQHMIFSAGGRAQIILWRLVVNLGNSTSCNQISAYHAPLQSEDSEMRIMDLHLWQNENTLYIFAACSNGYIKIFYLDDDFKIILKHDVFYKLKCVTKIRGFDSIIASMATDGELVFWNKDQMIDSMDVTPVISKRAHQSGINSFSYKQISTNNYIILTGGDDNAIILNLLSVTKNNAELCINVKEVFKDVGAHCAQITGTKILDDYFLTVSIDQRLSVYKWSYSNDNISCRYLEKYQTAIADIQGFDVVNDEVVIYGNGIEYLKICKKK, encoded by the exons atgaTAACTTTTTCAAGTGAACTAATACGAACTGATATAACGTGTATAAAAACATGGGAGAACTACATTTTGGCAg GAATTGGTGGATATTTACACATATATTCTCAAATcacaaaaaaactaataaaaaagtatgaaatattcaaaggaCAAAAAATTTATGGCATTGTTCCGAACATTAATTCAaccaatattttactttatggaggaacattaataaaaactatcaaAGTTTCCCAATGTTTAGAATTAGGTGAAGACAATTTCACAGACTTAAAAGAATGGATACTGTGTGCAAATTGGAGTGATGAATACAAAATTGCAGTTGTAACTATGAACAACAAGTTCATACTTCTGACaaagcatttaaaaattgacaaagaAGTCATCTGTGAGGCacaatgtattttatacagtGCCTTCAtatgcaataataattttaatgatttgattttaatatcagGAACTGTCTTTAATGAAGTACTCATTTGGTGGCCATCGAAATATATTGATGAGGAAACTTGCCCTGTTAGTGCAAGGTTACACGGTCACAAG GGAGTGATATTTTCTATAGACTACAATCCCGAAACAGGAACAATTTGCAGTGTTTCTGATGATCGTTCTGCCAtattatggaaaataaattccgccaacattttaaaagaattacaAAATCCACAtgtaaaaattgaactttTGACGCAAGTTTTTGGTCACACCTCAAGAGTGTTCaggtgtaaaatattaaatgaaatgttcATAACTGGTGGTGAAGATTCACAAGTTATTTTATGGTCATACAAGGGGGAAATGCTTAGAAAAATTAGTGCATTCCAAGCCAGTTCAATATGGGCATTAGATTgtgatattaaaagtaatttacttgTTATTGGGGGAGGAAATTCTGGCTTATCTTTGTATTCTCTTAAGTCAAATGTAAATAGTCAAACACTCAAGTTACCAGATAGCGTACCTAAAAGTGTatgcatattaaataatcttaatttagtttgtttgacggaaaatgcaaatttatatttttataacaagaaGGAAGAAGAGTGGAAGCTTATTAAGAAACATgtagatttaaataactattgCTTGCTACAAACAACTGACTGCAGACAGTTTATTTCTCTCTCAG GATATAAAGGACAAATTTTTATCTACAGGAATATTGGCGACGATTTAGTTCTTTATTCAGAATATACATCCCCACTAAAATCCAGGATATTTTCATTCCACTGGTTAAGTTGTAGTGTTTTTCTTATAAGTCAAAGTGATGGATTAATGACTTTATTTTACATTGAGAATGCAAAAATTATTCCTGTTTCAATACACATTTTACCTCCCAGCAAGGAAAGATGGAGCACAACTGCTTGtttcattcaaaaaaatattatagccGTTGGCGATAGGAAAGGTCACATGTATATATTTGCAATAGACAAATTAGCcccaatttttgtttttaaaaggaTACAAAGTCATTTGGGCATAACCAGTTTATCGACCAgtaaagataaattatttgctCTGGGCAGAAAtggtgatttaaaaatatttgatataactAATAATTGTGTTACATTATCAGCAACAGATAAGCTTCCAATTAAATGGCTAGCGAAAATCGtagatacatttatattagGCTTTTCCGGAAACACTTTTGTGATGTGGGATTACAAAAACAGAACATCAGTGTATGAGAAAGAGTGTGGAGGTGGACACAGATCTTGGGACTTCTTGAAATTTGAGAAATACATGCATTATGTCTTTattaaagacaaaaatattttttgtgaattaattGACACAAATTCATTGTTACCAGTAGATCTTGTGGAAGGTTTACATGCAAACGAAATTAATTCGTTGAAAAGCATTACTCTTGGTTCTGATAAGTTTTTAGTGTCTGGCGGCGAAGACACGAActtaaaaatctgtaaaataaaacagccATCTCTTGAAACTCTGCACAATCTTAAATTTCATCTCTCCAACATTAGAACCATTGAAgtgatttcttttaaaaatcagCATATGATATTTTCGGCAGGTGGAAGGgctcaaattatattatggaGACTTGTGGTAAATCTAGGTAATTCAACTTCCTGTAACCAAATAAGTGCGTACCATGCACCTTTACAGTCCGAGGATTCTGAGATGAGAATAATGGATTTGCATCTTTGGCAAAATGAGAATACACTTTACATATTTGCAGCTTGTTCTAATGGTtacataaagatattttatttggatgatgattttaaaattatattgaagcACGacgtgttttataaattaaaatgcgtCACAAAAATTAGAGGATTTGACTCGATAATTGCGTCAATGGCCACAGACGGTGAACTTGTATTTTGGAACAAGGATCAAATGATTGATTCTATGGATGTGACACCTGTAATTTCAAAAAGGGCTCATCAATCGGGAATAAACAGTTTTTCgtataaacaaatatcaacaaataattatattattttaactggaGGCGATGATAATGctataattctaaatttattatctgttacaaaaaataatgcagaattatgtattaatgttAAAGAAGTCTTTAAGGATGTTGGAGCTCACTGCGCCCAGATAACTGGAACAAAAATTCTGGATGATTATTTTCTTACCGTCTCAATTGACCAGCGTCTTTCAGTTTACAAGTGGAGTTACTCAAATGATAATATTTCTTGCAGGTaccttgaaaaatatcaaactgCTATTGCCGACATACAAGGTTTTGACGTTGTTAATGATGAAGTTGTGATTTATGGCAATGGAAttgaatatcttaaaatttgtaaaaaaaaatga
- the LOC109608615 gene encoding replication termination factor 2 produces the protein MGCDGGTIPRRDELVKVKKKPEAKDKDAELAFKWQCCTITQELLQNPIVVCHMGKLYSKMALIEALLDRSTLPKSLKYIKSLKDVKDLNLTPNPEYKADERKKEGAIDHRAVPYICPVLGLEMNGKYRFVALWSCGCVFSERALKEIGTHNCHKCTKPFEDEDVVVINGNDEDLDLMKVRMELRQMKNKKNKEKKPKIKVEDEDEKKDNSSQNGESSKLKRPNIVKEEGPNKKIKTIGNVIATGKVMSQEEMKKMKPEYSIAKDRQATDVYKSLFTSHKSEKEQDRAHWVTYNPFYN, from the coding sequence atGGGTTGTGATGGTGGTACTATTCCGCGTCGTGACGAACTCGTAAAAGTGAAAAAGAAACCCGAGGCGAAGGACAAAGACGCAGAACTCGCATTCAAGTGGCAGTGTTGTACTATAACACAGGAATTATTGCAAAATCCCATCGTCGTTTGTCACATGGGCAAACTGTACTCGAAAATGGCATTGATTGAAGCTCTACTGGACAGAAGCACACTTCCAAAAAGCCTCAAGTACATCAAGAGTCTCAAGGATGTTAAGGACCTTAACCTGACACCCAATCCAGAATATAAGGCCGATGAAAGGAAAAAAGAGGGAGCAATTGATCACCGTGCAGTCCCATACATTTGTCCAGTCCTGGGACTGGAAATGAATGGTAAATACAGATTTGTAGCACTATGGAGTTGTGGCTGTGTGTTTTCAGAAAGGGCATTGAAAGAAATTGGCACACATAATTGTCACAAGTGTACCAAGCCATTTGAGGATGAGGATGTTGTGGTGATCAATGGAAATGATGAAGATTTGGATCTAATGAAAGTGAGGATGGAACTTAggcaaatgaaaaataaaaaaaacaaagagaagaaacctaaaataaaagtagaagATGAAGATGAGAAAAAAGACAACAGTTCACAAAATGGTGAAAGCTCCAAGCTTAAAAGACCAAATATTGTAAAAGAGGAGGGTCctaataaaaagataaaaaccaTTGGAAATGTTATAGCCACAGGAAAAGTAATGAGTCAGgaagaaatgaagaaaatgaagCCAGAGTATAGTATTGCAAAGGATAGGCAAGCCACAGATGTATACAAATCATTATTTACTAGCCATAAATCTGAAAAAGAACAAGACAGGGCACATTGGGTTACTTATAatcctttttataattag